Below is a genomic region from Flavobacterium ginsengisoli.
GCTTTAGCTGGAGGTTTTTTTGTTTGAATTTGAATCAGGCTTTAGCCAAACTTTGCGGTTTTGGCTAAAGCCCTTTTTATATATACATTTGTTTACCTCCAGCTGAAGCTGGAGGCAATTCATTGAAAATTTTAAAGGCTAAAACGTCATTTTGCCTGAGTTTGCATTAGGGATAGGATCGATATGTCCCAATTTAGAAAAACAAGGCTTTTTAGCCGTAGCTTTTGTTAATCGGGAATAAAGCAGATAGCCTGGCCGAAGAAAACGCCCAAATTATTGCCTTCTAAAAATAAATATATTTTAGCAGTTAAAAGTGTATGATAATTTTTACGAAAGATTTAATTACAACTGATAGTTATATTCTATAATGTTAATTGTAAGAAAAAAAGTGGTTAATGCTTAATATTGCGTATCTAAGAGTTTTTCCCCCTAAAGATTTTTAGAAATTGATTTTTACTAGAAGCTTAAATCTATTTTTACCTACTAAATTATTATGCCTTTAACAATTTTTTCCGACAAGGTTAGATTTCGTTACAAATCTAAAAATTGGCAGTATCAGTTTGATGAAATTAAAGAACTTGGACTGCTTAAAAAAAGAAAAAATATTTTCTTGAAAACGGTGCTTTTATAGCTGTTACCGCTGCAACGTATTATTGTATGTTATTTTCCAATTTAATGGATCTGTATTACATTATTCCTGCAATTTTGTGTTATGCACTTATTATTGTCGCGAGATTTAGCAATAAGGCGGAGTTCGTATATTTTGTTTTTGTGAAAGATATTTACAAAAATGAGATAAGAACTAAAATTGCATTAAAAGACCGCAAATTGGTTGGTAAGCAAATCGATGCTTATTTAGATCTTCAGTTTGAACGAAGTGTAAAGAGAACCGCTTAAAAAAATCAGAGATGTTTGTATTTGATATTTTCCATTATGATACTTTTTTCATAATGGTGGCTTTGATATATGGTTACCTCATTACCAAAAAGAAAAAATTAACGAAACGCTAGTTCGTAATTTATTATGAAGTAGTTTTTATGAATACCCAAAACATGTATGGTTATGCCGTTACGATTTAACGGGAGGCTGTTTTTAGCTATACATGACCCAAATCAGAAAAAGATATGGCCACAACAATAAAAAATAAAATTAGAAATATTAGAGAGTTAAAAAATTACACTCAGGAATACATGGCAGAAAGATTAGGTGTAACTCAGGCGGGTTACAGTAAAATTGAGAAAGGAAAAACATCTTTGAGTTATGAAAAATTGGTCGAGATAGGAAGAATCCTAGATGTGAGTGTAGAAGATATAATTAGTTTTGAATACGATAAATATTTTAGTAATTACGGAAAAATAACAGGTAATAATAATGGAAGTATCTTAATTAATGCAGATAACACTTCGGTATTAAAAGAGCTTTATGAAGATAAAATCCAATTATTAGAAAAATTGCTTAATAGAACTGAAATTGAGCTTGAACGCTATAAAGATAAATTTGGAGAACTTTGAATATTTTAGTTTCATCTTTGTCAAAGTTTAATGCTTTGACAAAGATTACTCTACAAGTGAAACTAAATAAAGTTTTGAAGATTGCTATTAGAAAAAAACTTCTTTAGCAATGATATAAAATCCCATTACAAGAACAAACCAGCCAAAGAGGGGTTTTAATTTTGCGCCATCAATTTTTTTAGAAAGTTGGCTTCCAACAAACATTCCGATTAAGGCCATTGCAGAAACGCTTAGTAAGAAAGTGTAATTTATAGCTGTTCCGATGTATAAATCGCCTGCAAAACCAAGTGAAGAATTAATAGTAATGATTAACAATGAAGTTCCAACCGCTTGCTTCATTGGTAAATTGGCGAAAAAAAGCAAGGCAGGAATAATTAAAAATCCGCCACCAGCGCCTAGAAATCCAGTTACGATTCCGACCAAAAAGCCAATCAAACTCAATCGCGAATAATTGGGTTCTGCTAATTTTATTTCGGGCTGATTTTTTTAATCATCGAAATTGCTCGCCGTAATCATTAGAATCGAAAAGATAATCATAATCAGAAAATCTTTTGAAACGGTATAAGAAGCAACAGAAAATAGCGTTGCCGCAATTTGCGGAAATATAACTTCGCGTATAATTAAAATTGAAACAATTGAAGGAATAGCAAAATACAAAGCCGATTTCAGCTTCAAATTTCCCATTTTATAATGGCTGTAACTTCCAAATAAAGACGTTAAGCCAACAATGAATAAAGAATAAGAAGTCGCCTGATCGGGATTCACTTTAAATAAATAAACTAAAATTGGAATAGTCAAAATAGAACCGCCACCGCCAATTAAGCCAAGTGTGATTCCGATTATGATTGAGGCAAAAAATCCTAAATATTCCATTGCATTTATTTTAATGCAAAGTTGCCTCGGAAATTAGAATCCTACAGTAACATTTATCACAGAAGATTTTTTTTGCCACGAATTTCACAAATTTTCACGAATTATTTTGTCACATTGAGCGATGTCGAATTGCTTTGTGAGGCTTCGACTTCGCTCAATCTGACAATAGGAAATATTTTTGCCACAGATTAAAAGGATTAGATGGATTTTTCTATTCCTAATAAAAAGAAATCCTAATAATCCTTTTAATCTGTGGCAAAAAAAACTATTTCAATAACTCAATCTGGTTTCGATTGAGTTTGACCAGACCGCGCTGTTCCATTTTTTTGAGTAATCTGGAAACGACTTCGCGAGATGTATTTAATTCGGTTGCAATTTCTTGGTGTGAGAGATTTACTTCAGAACAACCACAAGCATCAGAATGTCTTTTTAAGTAAAACTCTAATCTTTCATCCATAGAACGGAAAGCGATATTATCAACGACTTCTAAAACTTCTTCAAAACGGCTTCGATAAGTTTCAATTACAAATTCGTACCAACTTCTATGTTCCATCATCCATTTATCCATCAATTGCAACGGAATCATCATCACAGTAACATCTTCGACGACTTTTGCCATAATTTGGCTTTTTTCGCTTTTGGCAGTACAGATCATCGAAATGGCACAGGCTTGTCCAGGTTGTAGATAATACATTAAAAACTCTCCACCATCTTCGCCTTCTCGATAGATTTTAATTTTTCCTTTAATAATCAAAACAGTATTTTTAATATACTGTCCGGTACGCATTAAAATGGTTCCTGCTTCAAAATCTTGAAGACTTCCGTTTTCTTCAATTGTAGCGATTAGTTCGTTAGAAAAATTAGGAAATATGGTTTTTAAGGAATGTTGCATTGTGTATTTTTTTTACCGCTAATTACACGAATTTACATTAATTAATTTGTGAAAATCGATGTAATTTGTGGTGAATATATTTGTCAAAATCGAATTAAAAAATGTATTTGTTTGCAAAGATAATGGTTTGAAGTGGGAATAATTATCAGAAAACTAGATTTAAGATTAATTTTATGAAAATGAAAAAATCCTATTTTCTATCGATTTTGTAGGCTGAATTTTTAAAAATAGTAACTAAATTTGTAATTCACTGATTATAATACTTTCTCTAAAACGTTTTCTGAGAATAATAATCGAAATCGCATTTGGTACGTTTTTCATATAGAGAAACGTCGTAATTTTACAAAAACACATTTTATTATGAATTTATCACAAGAAGATTGGGTTGCTCAGTTAGAAGCTGACGAAAATGCAGTTATACTTGATGTAAGAACTGAAGACGAATTTAATGACGGCTACATTGAGAATGCTCTAAATATTGATATCAATAAAGGGCAGGCATTTATCTATGAAATCGAAGAATTAGACAAAAATAAAAATTATTACGTATACTGTCGTTCTGGAGCTAGAAGCGCAAAAGCGTGTCAGATTATGAACGAATTGGGTATCGAAAACGCCTACAATCTGCTTGGAGGAATCCTGGATTGGGAAGGCGAAACAGTACAACCATAAAAGAAGAAGAGGCACTAAAAAAGCCTCTTTTTTCTTTTGAAAATGAATTACCAGACCATTAAATAACCAAATTATGAGTTTTATACCAGAAGAATATCAGATTAAAAGTTTGATAAATCAAGATACTTATCTTGTAAATGGAGAATTGAAACAATGGACAGGGCAAACCACACCTGTGTTTTCTACTATTTCTTCAACTGAAAAGTATTCGCCTACTTTATTAGGATCTATTCCTTTTATGGGAGAAAAAGAAGCAACAGAAGTTGTCGAAGCTGCCACCAATGCATACGATATGGGGCAAGGTTTATGGCCAACTATGAAAGTAGTGGATCGTATTAAATGCATGGAAAAATTTGTGAAGCAAATGAAAGAAACCCGCGAAGAAGTAGTAAAACTTTTGATGTGGGAAATTGGAAAAACCTTGGAGATTCACAAAAAGAATTCGACAGAACAGTAGAATATATTTACGATACTATTGCGAGTTATAAAGAATTAAACGGACGCAGTTCGCATTTTGAAAAAGTGCAAGGCGTAAATGCTATGATTCGCCGTGGGCCTCTTGGAGTGGTTTTATGTCTTGGACCATATAATTATCCTTTAAATGAAACTTTCTCATTGCTTATTCCAGCTTTGATTATGGGAAATACAGTAATCTTCAAGCCTGCTAAACATGGTGTTTTATGTATCTCGCCATTGTTAGAGGCTTTCAGAAGCAGTTTTCCAAAAGGTGTAATCAATATTGTTTATGGTAGAGGGCGTGAAGTGGCTTCTCCGATTATGAAATCTGGAAAAATTGATGTTTTAGCATTAATTGGAAACAGTAAATCGGCGATTGCTTTACAAGATCAGCATCCAAACAAAAATAGATTGCGTTTAATCTTAGGTTTAGAAGCTAAAAATCCAGCGATTATTCTTCCAGATGCCGATTTAGATTTGGCTATTCAAGAATGTATCACAGGAAGTTTATCTTTTAACGGACAGCGTTGTACGGCTTTAAAAGTGTTGTATGTTCACGAATCAATTTCGGAAGAATTCAACAAACGTTTTGCTGAAAAAGTAGACAGTTTACTTTTCGGAAATCCGTGGGAAAAAGGAGTTTCATTAACGCCACTTCCAGAAACAGATAAACCAAAATATATTCAAGGATTAATTGATGACGCTCTTCACAAAGGAGCTAAAGTGATTAATGAAAAAGGAGGAAAACATACCGATAATTATATTTTTCCAGCAGTTTTATATCCAGTAAATAAAGAAATGCGCGTGTATCACGAAGAGCAGTTCGGACCAGTTGTTCCTGTACTTTCGTTTAAAGATATTAAAGAACCTTTAAAAGATATGGCAGAATCAAATTACGGACAGCAAGTAAGTTTGTTTGGTAAAGATATTAAAACGCTTGCACCGCTAATTGATGCTTTGGTTAATTTAGTTTGTAGAGTAAACCTCAACAGTTCTTGCCAAAGAGGGCCAGATGCTTTCCCTTTCACAGGAAGAAAAGATTCTGCAGTAGGAACTTTGAGTATTCCAGATGCTTTGCGTTCTTTCTCAATTCGTACGTTTGTAGCTTCAAAAGATATCGATTATAATAATGAGATTCTGCAGGAATTGCTTAACAGCAAAGAATCGAATTTTATTAATACCGATTATATTTTGTAGCCATCAAGGTTATATATTAATTGTAGATGCCGTCTGTTGCCTTTGGTGATAGACGGTTTTTCTTTTAAAGTGGCTAAGGTTTTTTTTAGAGATTCTAAGGATCTAAGACGCTAAGATTCTAAGTTTTTTTCTTTTAAGGATTCTAAGTTTCTAAGATTTTAGTTTTTTTTTGTAAAAGTTTGATGTAAAATATAAAATGAAGTTTTTCTATATCTCACATTTCACCATTTACAATTCACAACTTACAATTCACAATTAATAATTAAATTTGTAACATTGTTTTAAAACAGCAGTCTTATAAAAGAAATAATTTAAAGATTCAAAAGTCACTTATGAAAAAGAAATTTTTGCAGTTTGCATTAATAGCATTTGTTTTTTTTGCCCAAAATAGCTTTGCACAAGAGCTTTATATGCCTAGAAACATAAAAAAAGCTTATGAGAACGGCACACGTTCTAAAGATGGAAAACCTGGTGCAAACTATTGGCAGAACCGTGGAAAATATAACATGGAAATTTCAGTTGATCCAAAAACAAGATTAGTCAGCGGGACTGAAAGTATTATTTACGAAAACAATAGCAAGGATACTTTAAGAAACTTAGTGATCCGTTTTGTAAATAATCTGCATAAACCTTCTTCTCCAAGAGGTGGTGAAGTAAGCAACGATTTTTTAAGCGATGGATTAACGATCACTTCATTAAAAATTGAAAATGAAGTTTACAAAGAAGACGCTAAAAATTGGGGAACTGTTGGAAATGTGAAATTGCAAAAACCAATTTTACCAAATTCAAAAACAATTATTAATATTCAGTGGAATTATCCTTTGTCTAAAGAAAGTGGTAGAGAAGGGCAGATTGACGAAACAACATTTTTTGTAGCCTACAGTTATCCTCGCGTTTCTGTTTTTGATGATTATAACGGATGGGATAGATTAGCGCATACAGACCGTCAAGAATTTTACAATGATTTCAACGATTACATTTTTTCTGTAAAAGCACCTAAAAATTATGTGGTGTATGCAACAGGAGATTTGTTAAATCCAGATGAGGTTTTACAACCTGAATTTGCTTCACGCTTAAAAAAATCATACACAACAGATGAAATTTTGCATATCGCTAATGAGCAAGAAATGAAAAGTGGTGTTGTAACGAAACAATACGATTGGAATATCTGGAAATTTGAAGCGAAAAACATCTCTGATGTTTGCTTTGGTTTAAGCGATCACTATTTATGGGATGCTAGCAGTGTTGTAGTAGATAAGAAAACAAATCGTCGTGCAAGTATTCAGGCAACCTATAATGTTAAAGGAACTGATTTTGTAAACTCAGTAAAAAATAACCAGTATGCTTTAGACTGGTTTTCTAACAATTGGCCAGGAGTTCCGTATCCGTTTTCTAAAATGACAGCTTTTCAGGGTTTCGCAGATATGGAATATCCTATGATGTGTAACGATTCTCAGATGGATGACCCTGTTTTTGCACAATTAGTTCAAGACCACGAAGTAGCTCATACCTATTTCCCGTTTTATATGGGAATTAACGAAACTCGTTATGCATTTATGGATGAAGGTTGGGCAACAACTTTTGAGTATTTAATTGGAATTGCTGAGCATGGAAAAGAAGCGAGCAGATAAATTTTACCAAGATTTTAGAGTAAAAAGTTATATTAAGGATCGTTCTGCAGAGCAAGATCAGCCTATTATAACAATGTCAACTCAGGTTTCTGGAGCTGGTTATGGAAATAATTCTTATGGTAAAGCTTCTCTATCTTACTTAGCTTTGAAAGATATGTTGGGAGATGATATGTTTAAAAAAGCACTTCATTTTTATATGGATACTTGGAACGGGAAACATCCAATTCCTTGGGATTACTTTAATTCATTTAATACAGCAACAGGAAAGAATTTAAATTGGTTTTTCAATAATTGGTTCTTTACAAACAATTATTTAGATATTGCAGTAAAGGGCCTTTCTGCCGATAAGAAAACTATAACAGTAGAAAATATTGGAGGCTTTGCAATTCCGTTTGATGTTGTAATTACTTATGCAGATAAATCGAAAGCAATTGTACATCAAACACCCGCTATTTGGGAAAAAAATGAGAAAATAGCGAAGATAGTTTTGAAAAGCACAAAAAAAATAGAAAAAATAGAACTTGATGGAGGAATTTTCATGGATGCAACTCCAGAAAACAATATTTTTTATGTTAAATAAACTAGTTGAAGTTTAACGATATGTTTAAAAATGCCATTTTATTTTAATGAAGTGGCATTTTTTATTTAAAATAATTATAAATATTAAAAATACGGAAAACCGTAAAAGGATTTGTGTAAAATATATTATGTTAGCATGCCCTAAAAAAACAAAATAACATGAAAAATACATTTGTCCTACTTGTTTTACTAACTACCTTTCAGTTTTTTGGACAAAATGATCAAAAGGCAACATTTCAAAAAAATAAATATGAACTAGCTGTTTCCTACTATAAGAAAGCCGATTTTGTAAAAGCTATCGATTTGTTTTCTTTAGCGACTAAAATTAAACCTGAAAATGAGATCGCTCAAGAATCAGGGAAAATGGTAGATACATTACGTGAGGTTTTAAGAAAGGAAATTTTAGATCAAGCAATTGGAACTTGGAAACGTTCAGGAAACCAGCCAGTTTGGGTATCTGCATTAGATGATTCTACTGGTGAAACTTTATTTGATGAAGTGATTGAAATTAAAGAAGATTCAATATTGTTTTTTGAAGTCGACAAAAAGACTAAAATAAAAAAATTGATAAAAACAGAAAACTTAATTTATAATGATTCAAATAATACAGTCTCATTATTTTCAGAAATTATACTTTCAGACGGAACAATTTGGAATTGCAATATCGATGAAAGAGCAAATGTGCTTCATGTTGTGAATGTTGCTGTTAAAAGAATAGAAAGAGTAGAAAAGATTGAAGGTAATAATGAAGAAAGTTATTACATTAAAATCTAGAAATAAATAAAAAAGAGAATTATTTGAACTGCCTCCAAAAAGTTAGATACTATTTGGAGGCATTTTTATAGAAATTTAAATCCAAGCGAAAAATTTGTAACCCCAGTTTTGATTTCGCCATTACTAGAAGCGTCAATATCACTAAGTCCCGCAAGATATCTTAAATCAAAAGTCAATCTCCAGACATCAACCCCGACGCCTCCAAGAATACTGTGATTGTTTTTTTCGAATGTTACAGAATTGAGATTATTGCTTCTACTTATATCAGAATAATTTTTCCAGTTGTACCCAACAAAAAGCCTTACATTTCCCAATTTGCCAAGCGGAATAATTTTAAGCCCTGCAATTAATGACGCATCTGTTCCTGCAAGTTTAAATTCGGTTTCTCCAATGGCATCTTGATAAACACTAAAATTGGTTTGAGCATATCCAAATTCTCCCTGAGCATAAAAAAGTGCAAGATTTAACCTAGCAAATGCTGCAGCGCCAATTCCTGTATTAGTATGGTCGGAGCTGAAATTTTTGGTATTAACAGAAGTAATATTTGTCGAAATTTGTGGTCCGATTTGTATTAACTGTGCAAATCCATTTGCACAAATACATAAAAATGCTACTAAAAAGAATTTTTTCATAACAGGGTTTATTTGATTTTGGTACTATAAAAATAAGCATAATAGATTAAAAATGAATGATTTATCTGTTTTATTTTTTTGTAATGTTTTGAAAATTAACAACATCAATATTTTTTCTTTGCTTTTTTACAATCAATTCAAAATGAATTATTTTTGAGAAGATTTAAGAAATATGGAAATTAAAACAATAAACGCGTCCGATACTTGGCAGATAAGACACGAGGTAATGTGGCCAGATCAACCTTTTGAATTTGTCCAACTTAAAGAAGATGATTTAGGATTTCATTTTGGAGCTTTTGAAGAAAATAAATTAGTTTCTATAGTTTCATGTTTTATTGAAGGAGAAGAAATGCAGTTTAGAAAACTCGCAACTTTAGAAGAATACCAAGGAAAAGGAATTGCCTCTGAGCTTTTAATACAAATACTGGAATTTGCGAAAAAGAAGGGACTGAAAAAAGTTTGGTGCAATGCTAGAACCAATAAAAAAGCATTTTACGAGAAATTTGGAATGAAAAATGCTTTTAAAACTTTTGAAAAAGCGGGTCAAGAGTTTACAATTATGGAAATTATTCTTTTTTGAGTTTAGTTCTAAATAGTTGGTTTTTAAATATATGGTAATAATTGTAAGATAATAGACTAGAATATTGCTAAATATTAAACGAATGAAAACGTTTTCGTTTTATGTAATTGTTAAACCTTCTTAAAAAATCTTTTTTTGTTTTAATTCTTTTACTACTTTCGCACCCAAATGAGAAAGTTAATAGTATTTTTAGTATTCATGAATTTGCTTCTGTTCGGCGGAGGCCAATATCTTAATGCTAGTACACTTTCACATCATCACAATTTTGAACATAAACATAGAGTTAAGTTCACTAGTCAAGATCGCGGTAGTTCTGTAATTGAAGATGCTGATATCGATCTTGAAGAAGATCTTCTAGGAGGCGGTGATGATATTAATTTACTTACGAATAAGTATTTTACTGCTTCGTATAGTTTGGTAGACGCTTTGTATCTGGCACTTTCAGATCAGTCTGCAGCGAATGATTCAAATCGTTTTAAAATTTCTACGCCTGTTTTTGGGCATTCAAATCCTATCTACATTACTCAGAGAGTATTAAGAATTTGATTTTATAATATACATCGGTTACCTGAGTTACGATCTGTGTATCTTGCTGTTGTATATTTTTCTACTTCTGCTTATATGAAAGTTAAGGTCTGGGCTACGGCTGACTGATGCATTTTAACATCCAAAGGAATTTTCATTCCAAAGCATTCAATCGCTTAATTTCCAAACTAAATCATGAAAAAAATCATTGTGTTCACAGGCTTAATGGCCTTGGTGTGCTTAACGAGCTGTACATCTAAAAAAGAAGAAAAAGAAGAAGTTGAAAAATTTACTGTTACTAATCCGGTTAAAATTGATACTTCATTTACCAAAGAATACGTTTCACAAATAAAATCAGTTCGAAATATCGAACTTCGTGCCCAAGAAAAAGGGTTTTTGCAAAATATATATGTTGATGAAGGGCAATTTGTAAAAAAAGGACAGTTGTTGTTTAAAATTATGCCAAACATGTATCAGTCTGAATTGCTTAAAGCACAGGCTGAACAAAAATCGGCAGAAATTGAATTGCAAAATTCAAAATTATTGGCTGATAAAAATATCGTTTCTAAAAACGAATTGAGTGTAGCTCAAGCAAAATTACAATCTGCAAAAGCTGAAGTGGCACTGGCAAAATTACATTTATCATTCACAGAAATTAGAGCTCCATTTGATGGAACAATTGACCGTATTCCTTTAAAACTAGGAAGTTTAATTGATGAAGGGGAATTGTTGACGAGTCTTTCAGACAACAGTCAGATGTTTGCATACTTCAATGTTTCTGAACCAGAATATATTAGCTATGAAACGAATATAAAGGATCGTGCTGATAATAAGGTGAATTTAGTTTTGGCTAATGGAGATATTTTTAAAGAGAAAGGAAATGTTGAAGTTATAGAAAGTGAATTCAATAATGAAACTGGAAATATTGCTTTCAG
It encodes:
- a CDS encoding Crp/Fnr family transcriptional regulator, whose product is MQHSLKTIFPNFSNELIATIEENGSLQDFEAGTILMRTGQYIKNTVLIIKGKIKIYREGEDGGEFLMYYLQPGQACAISMICTAKSEKSQIMAKVVEDVTVMMIPLQLMDKWMMEHRSWYEFVIETYRSRFEEVLEVVDNIAFRSMDERLEFYLKRHSDACGCSEVNLSHQEIATELNTSREVVSRLLKKMEQRGLVKLNRNQIELLK
- a CDS encoding rhodanese-like domain-containing protein codes for the protein MNLSQEDWVAQLEADENAVILDVRTEDEFNDGYIENALNIDINKGQAFIYEIEELDKNKNYYVYCRSGARSAKACQIMNELGIENAYNLLGGILDWEGETVQP
- a CDS encoding outer membrane beta-barrel protein — protein: MKKFFLVAFLCICANGFAQLIQIGPQISTNITSVNTKNFSSDHTNTGIGAAAFARLNLALFYAQGEFGYAQTNFSVYQDAIGETEFKLAGTDASLIAGLKIIPLGKLGNVRLFVGYNWKNYSDISRSNNLNSVTFEKNNHSILGGVGVDVWRLTFDLRYLAGLSDIDASSNGEIKTGVTNFSLGFKFL
- a CDS encoding tetratricopeptide repeat protein codes for the protein MKNTFVLLVLLTTFQFFGQNDQKATFQKNKYELAVSYYKKADFVKAIDLFSLATKIKPENEIAQESGKMVDTLREVLRKEILDQAIGTWKRSGNQPVWVSALDDSTGETLFDEVIEIKEDSILFFEVDKKTKIKKLIKTENLIYNDSNNTVSLFSEIILSDGTIWNCNIDERANVLHVVNVAVKRIERVEKIEGNNEESYYIKI
- a CDS encoding helix-turn-helix transcriptional regulator, which codes for MATTIKNKIRNIRELKNYTQEYMAERLGVTQAGYSKIEKGKTSLSYEKLVEIGRILDVSVEDIISFEYDKYFSNYGKITGNNNGSILINADNTSVLKELYEDKIQLLEKLLNRTEIELERYKDKFGEL
- a CDS encoding GNAT family N-acetyltransferase; the encoded protein is MEIKTINASDTWQIRHEVMWPDQPFEFVQLKEDDLGFHFGAFEENKLVSIVSCFIEGEEMQFRKLATLEEYQGKGIASELLIQILEFAKKKGLKKVWCNARTNKKAFYEKFGMKNAFKTFEKAGQEFTIMEIILF
- a CDS encoding efflux RND transporter periplasmic adaptor subunit produces the protein MKKIIVFTGLMALVCLTSCTSKKEEKEEVEKFTVTNPVKIDTSFTKEYVSQIKSVRNIELRAQEKGFLQNIYVDEGQFVKKGQLLFKIMPNMYQSELLKAQAEQKSAEIELQNSKLLADKNIVSKNELSVAQAKLQSAKAEVALAKLHLSFTEIRAPFDGTIDRIPLKLGSLIDEGELLTSLSDNSQMFAYFNVSEPEYISYETNIKDRADNKVNLVLANGDIFKEKGNVEVIESEFNNETGNIAFRARFPNSGKLLRNGETGQVQMNVPLKNAIIIPQKATYEIQDKKYVFVIGKDDKVSSREITITGEIPDLYVIRSGITENDKILLEGVQKVKENDKIKYDYQSPNKVINNLRLKAE